In Gammaproteobacteria bacterium, one DNA window encodes the following:
- a CDS encoding chemotaxis protein CheW codes for MTEMTHMLETLLDRLRKGELAVRSEMVDAFLRAGDVIKAQLAGHRGEGEADPAVAAEVCEELKRLSDETQDRIPAEAIADASFKMNTATVEADIGNVPEVTVNVPQPKDDSPKQIYCIEFSSAGMSDAAIENLLTNLKRLGDLEETSSADKSDRFKLRLSTDSSEEDVWETLAFVVDPANLKIEAETNLIAETAGPEENFSSDVNSAADRFEEDELSMAELPPAPGYGFFPGAPAAPKELDGSESQSSSVQQQNAQSSKNEVQSTVNKPSNKAGSATAASTNETSSIRVSIEKVDQMINLVGELVITQAMLAQTASQLDPVIFEKLLSGMSQLERNTRDLQESVMSIRMMPISFVFSRYPRVVRDLAAKLNKRVELKTVGENTELDKGLIEKIADPLTHLVRNSLDHGIEVPEKRVAAGKSAQGTITLRAFHQGGSIVIEVSDDGAGLNRGKILAKAKERGLPVSDGMSDQEVWSLIFEAGFSTADTVTDVSGRGVGMDVVKRNIQSMGGRIDIESALGVGTRISIRLPLTLAILDGLSVAVGDQMFIVPLNYIIESMQPTAADIKTVSGHGRVVQVRGEYLPVIALHEVFNLHPNVTAVHEGILVILEAEGHKAALFVDDLIGQHQVVIKSLESNYRRVQGVSGATIMGDGKVALILDTAALVLACQQEMA; via the coding sequence ATGACGGAGATGACGCATATGTTGGAAACATTGCTGGATAGATTGCGCAAAGGGGAGCTTGCAGTTCGTAGCGAGATGGTGGATGCTTTTTTGAGAGCTGGTGACGTCATTAAAGCACAACTAGCAGGGCATCGTGGAGAAGGGGAAGCAGATCCGGCGGTTGCAGCTGAAGTGTGTGAAGAGTTAAAGAGATTGAGTGATGAAACACAAGATCGGATACCTGCTGAGGCGATAGCCGATGCAAGTTTTAAGATGAACACGGCAACAGTAGAAGCCGATATTGGTAATGTTCCTGAAGTTACCGTTAACGTGCCTCAACCGAAAGATGATTCGCCGAAGCAAATTTATTGTATTGAGTTTTCCAGCGCGGGCATGAGCGATGCTGCCATTGAAAACTTACTTACAAATCTGAAGCGTCTGGGCGATCTTGAAGAAACATCGTCAGCAGATAAAAGTGATCGCTTTAAGTTAAGACTCTCAACCGATAGCAGCGAAGAAGACGTTTGGGAAACATTGGCATTTGTTGTTGATCCAGCAAACCTGAAGATTGAAGCAGAAACAAATCTTATTGCGGAAACTGCCGGTCCTGAAGAAAATTTCTCAAGTGATGTCAATAGCGCCGCAGATCGCTTCGAAGAAGATGAGCTTTCAATGGCTGAGTTGCCGCCAGCACCGGGTTACGGTTTCTTTCCCGGTGCGCCTGCTGCACCAAAAGAACTCGATGGTTCCGAATCGCAATCGAGTTCTGTGCAACAACAGAATGCTCAAAGCAGCAAGAATGAAGTGCAGAGTACAGTGAATAAACCTTCGAACAAGGCAGGTTCTGCTACTGCCGCTTCCACCAATGAAACTTCATCAATACGTGTCAGCATAGAGAAAGTTGATCAAATGATTAATCTTGTTGGTGAATTAGTTATTACACAAGCAATGCTTGCGCAAACAGCTTCACAACTCGATCCAGTAATTTTTGAAAAGCTACTGAGCGGGATGAGTCAATTGGAAAGAAATACGCGAGATTTGCAAGAATCTGTAATGTCGATCCGAATGATGCCGATTAGTTTTGTGTTTAGCCGGTACCCGCGGGTTGTACGTGATTTGGCAGCGAAATTAAATAAACGCGTTGAACTGAAAACTGTCGGTGAGAACACTGAGCTCGATAAAGGTTTGATCGAGAAAATTGCCGATCCGTTGACGCATTTGGTGAGAAATAGCCTCGATCATGGCATAGAAGTGCCCGAAAAACGTGTCGCGGCGGGTAAGTCTGCGCAAGGCACGATTACATTACGTGCTTTTCATCAGGGAGGCAGTATTGTGATTGAGGTTAGTGACGACGGCGCCGGCTTGAATCGAGGGAAAATTCTTGCCAAAGCCAAGGAGCGCGGTTTGCCGGTAAGTGACGGAATGTCCGATCAAGAAGTTTGGTCGCTCATATTTGAAGCAGGCTTCTCTACCGCAGATACTGTCACTGATGTCTCTGGCCGCGGTGTAGGCATGGATGTTGTGAAGCGTAATATTCAAAGTATGGGCGGACGTATTGATATTGAGTCGGCACTCGGTGTAGGTACACGCATATCGATTCGATTGCCATTAACGTTGGCGATTCTTGACGGATTGTCTGTTGCGGTCGGAGATCAAATGTTCATTGTACCGCTTAATTACATTATCGAATCTATGCAACCGACAGCTGCCGATATTAAAACGGTTAGTGGTCATGGAAGGGTAGTGCAGGTGCGCGGCGAGTACTTGCCTGTGATTGCATTGCATGAGGTTTTCAACTTGCATCCTAATGTGACCGCAGTGCACGAGGGAATTCTGGTCATTCTCGAAGCCGAAGGCCACAAAGCGGCATTGTTTGTGGATGACTTAATTGGTCAGCATCAAGTGGTAATTAAAAGTCTGGAAAGTAATTATCGCAGAGTACAAGGTGTTTCAGGTGCGACCATTATGGGTGACGGTAAGGTTGCGCTTATTCTCGATACAGCTGCGCTCGTGTTGGCATGCCAACAAGAAATGGCATAG
- a CDS encoding chemotaxis protein CheW, whose amino-acid sequence MALTTANQINPQTSHMADEFLTFRLGNEEYGIEILKVQEIRGYDAITQIANAPEFIKGVVNLRGIIVPIIDMRIKFRLGNVDYNQFTVVIILNVAGRVMGIVVDGVSDVITLNAEQMRPAPGLGSVIDTEYIMGLGTVDERMLILIDIEKLMSSSDMGLIEQTIN is encoded by the coding sequence ATGGCACTTACAACAGCCAATCAAATCAACCCGCAGACCAGCCATATGGCGGATGAGTTTCTGACTTTTCGTTTGGGTAACGAGGAATATGGAATAGAAATCCTTAAAGTACAGGAAATTCGTGGGTATGACGCCATTACACAGATAGCCAATGCACCGGAGTTTATCAAAGGGGTTGTCAATTTGCGTGGAATCATCGTTCCGATCATCGATATGAGAATCAAATTCAGATTGGGTAATGTAGATTACAACCAATTTACAGTAGTGATTATTTTGAATGTGGCCGGGCGGGTGATGGGAATTGTGGTCGATGGCGTATCTGATGTAATTACGCTCAATGCTGAACAAATGCGCCCCGCTCCCGGTCTGGGTTCGGTAATTGATACCGAATATATCATGGGACTGGGAACCGTTGATGAACGTATGCTGATATTGATCGATATAGAGAAATTGATGAGTAGTAGCGATATGGGACTAATCGAACAGACGATTAATTAA
- a CDS encoding chemotaxis protein CheR gives MELILGNENIDNRTREYAFTQADFERIRKLIYSHAGISLSKGKQNMVYSRLARRLRANGMTSFHEYLNFLERGNPEEWEAFTNALTTNLTAFFREQHHFPILEKHVEKRKNQNKIQLWCSASSTGEEPYSMAMAMMQAFKTFSPPVHILATDLDTNVLAKAQLGIYSLDKLEKIPKEKLKQFFLKGKGVHAGSARVRPELRNMITFRQLNLLDESWPIRGPFDAIFCRNVMIYFDKQTQYKILKKFVPLLAPDGLLFAGHSESFQHAVDLFKLREKTVYELANKPR, from the coding sequence ATGGAACTGATCTTAGGTAATGAAAACATTGATAATAGAACACGTGAATATGCTTTTACCCAGGCCGACTTTGAGCGCATTAGAAAGCTGATATATTCGCATGCGGGTATCTCGCTTTCGAAGGGTAAGCAAAACATGGTGTACAGCAGACTTGCTCGGCGTTTGCGAGCTAATGGCATGACAAGTTTTCATGAATATCTAAATTTTCTGGAACGTGGAAATCCTGAAGAGTGGGAAGCTTTCACCAATGCGCTGACGACAAATCTGACTGCCTTTTTCCGCGAACAACATCATTTTCCAATTCTCGAGAAACATGTTGAGAAACGCAAGAATCAGAACAAAATTCAGCTTTGGTGCAGTGCTTCATCAACTGGGGAAGAACCGTATTCAATGGCGATGGCGATGATGCAAGCATTTAAGACATTCTCACCTCCTGTTCATATCCTGGCAACGGATTTGGATACCAATGTTCTTGCGAAGGCACAGTTGGGTATTTACTCTCTCGATAAGCTGGAGAAAATTCCCAAAGAAAAACTTAAACAATTTTTTCTCAAAGGAAAAGGGGTTCATGCGGGGTCAGCAAGAGTGCGTCCTGAGTTACGGAATATGATTACATTCCGGCAATTGAATCTACTCGATGAAAGCTGGCCAATCCGCGGCCCATTCGATGCGATATTTTGTCGTAACGTTATGATTTACTTTGATAAGCAGACGCAGTATAAGATCCTGAAGAAATTTGTGCCATTGCTCGCGCCGGATGGGCTGTTGTTCGCCGGGCATTCCGAGAGCTTTCAGCATGCAGTTGATTTGTTTAAATTGCGTGAGAAAACTGTCTATGAGTTAGCTAATAAACCGAGGTGA
- the cheD gene encoding chemoreceptor glutamine deamidase CheD encodes MAEIIDDQVATNLYFDKSFNSQAVKLLPGEYYVTDKDLLLVTVLGSCVAACIRDCYSGIGGMNHFMLPDGGGDPGSPLNASARYGTYAMEILINQLLKLGARRSNLEAKVFGGGNVLDGLTVANVGQRNADFVLKFLQTEKIRVVAQDLVDIFPRKVYFFPKSSKVMVKKLRNMHNTTISQREKDYRQRLHKVDSGGEVELFS; translated from the coding sequence ATGGCCGAGATCATTGATGATCAGGTTGCAACTAATTTGTATTTTGACAAGAGTTTTAACAGTCAGGCTGTTAAGTTGCTGCCGGGTGAATACTATGTGACAGACAAGGATTTGCTGCTAGTGACGGTACTGGGTTCATGCGTTGCAGCTTGTATTCGTGATTGCTACAGCGGTATTGGCGGTATGAATCATTTTATGCTGCCTGATGGCGGAGGAGATCCCGGTAGTCCGCTGAATGCTTCAGCCCGCTATGGCACATATGCGATGGAGATACTGATTAACCAGTTGTTAAAGCTAGGTGCCCGCCGATCTAATCTCGAAGCTAAAGTTTTCGGTGGTGGCAATGTTCTGGATGGACTTACAGTTGCAAATGTTGGTCAGCGGAATGCTGATTTTGTATTGAAATTTTTGCAAACTGAGAAAATAAGAGTTGTAGCACAAGATTTAGTTGATATTTTTCCACGTAAAGTTTACTTCTTTCCCAAAAGCAGCAAAGTGATGGTGAAGAAATTGCGCAATATGCATAACACGACCATTTCCCAACGTGAAAAAGATTATAGGCAACGTTTGCATAAGGTTGATAGCGGTGGTGAGGTAGAGTTATTTTCCTGA
- a CDS encoding chemotaxis response regulator protein-glutamate methylesterase: MKKITVIVVDDSALIRKLLSEIINSQPDMEVIGAAADPLAAREMIRELNPDVLTLDVEMPKMDGLDFLEKLMRLRPMPVVMVSTLTERGSDVTFRALELGAVDFVSKPKIDIAAGLKEYSSEIANKIRIAKSARLKRAAPLPVTKSATADAVLPSVSNRIASTEKLIIVGASTGGTEAIKEFLIRMPPDSPGILVTQHMPEGFTKSFANRLNSLCKISVVEAQGGERVLPGHAFIAPGHSHLLLKRSGANYMTELNQGELVSRHRPSVDVLFRSAANCAGKNAIGVILTGMGKDGAAGMLEMHKVGAYNFAQDEASCIVFGMPKEAIAAGGVNEVVSLKDMARSVLAKISSMGSHGNRV; encoded by the coding sequence ATGAAAAAAATAACAGTCATCGTTGTCGACGATTCAGCGTTAATCCGTAAATTATTGAGTGAGATTATAAATAGTCAGCCCGATATGGAAGTCATCGGAGCAGCGGCTGATCCGTTGGCGGCACGTGAAATGATCCGGGAATTGAACCCTGATGTGCTGACACTGGATGTCGAGATGCCTAAAATGGATGGGCTTGATTTCTTAGAAAAACTGATGCGATTGAGGCCCATGCCGGTAGTTATGGTGTCGACTCTGACTGAAAGGGGATCGGATGTCACGTTTCGTGCACTTGAACTGGGTGCGGTGGATTTTGTATCCAAGCCGAAAATCGACATTGCGGCGGGATTAAAGGAATATAGCAGTGAAATTGCCAATAAAATCCGTATCGCAAAGTCTGCGAGACTCAAACGCGCAGCACCACTGCCGGTTACTAAAAGTGCAACAGCCGATGCCGTGTTGCCATCGGTTTCAAATCGTATCGCTTCAACAGAAAAGTTAATCATCGTCGGTGCTTCTACCGGAGGGACAGAAGCTATCAAAGAATTTCTAATCCGTATGCCGCCTGATTCGCCGGGAATTTTAGTTACTCAGCATATGCCGGAAGGATTCACAAAATCATTTGCCAATCGCTTGAACAGCCTATGCAAGATATCGGTGGTTGAAGCCCAAGGCGGTGAAAGGGTGTTGCCAGGGCATGCGTTTATCGCACCTGGGCATTCACATTTACTGCTGAAACGAAGTGGTGCAAACTATATGACGGAATTAAATCAAGGTGAGCTTGTCAGTCGACATCGCCCATCGGTTGATGTACTATTCCGCTCAGCTGCAAACTGTGCGGGTAAGAATGCGATTGGTGTTATTCTAACCGGAATGGGAAAAGATGGTGCTGCCGGTATGCTAGAGATGCATAAAGTGGGGGCTTATAATTTTGCTCAAGATGAGGCTAGCTGTATTGTGTTCGGGATGCCTAAAGAAGCGATAGCGGCAGGTGGAGTGAACGAAGTCGTTTCACTAAAAGATATGGCAAGAAGCGTCTTGGCAAAAATCTCCAGTATGGGATCACATGGTAATCGCGTGTAA
- a CDS encoding C40 family peptidase, whose amino-acid sequence MKRNISRFIILIGISFLLVSCGSLQEKSSLKQDPRPNANKSTDSSHIKRVLYSQFSEWQGVRYQRGGLSQRGIDCSGFVHLTFKSKLGMHLPRTTTMQSMAGREIRKNDLRAGDLIFFKTGPASKHVGIYLEKNKFLHASEKKGVTISRLDHVYWQANYWKAVRI is encoded by the coding sequence ATGAAAAGGAATATCTCTCGATTTATTATATTGATTGGCATCAGCTTCTTGTTAGTGAGTTGTGGATCGCTTCAAGAAAAATCTTCGCTTAAACAAGATCCACGTCCGAACGCCAATAAATCAACAGACTCCAGCCATATTAAAAGAGTGCTTTACTCTCAATTTAGTGAATGGCAGGGGGTGCGCTATCAGCGTGGCGGACTCAGTCAACGCGGCATCGATTGTTCCGGTTTCGTGCATCTGACATTCAAATCAAAGCTCGGAATGCATCTGCCGAGAACAACCACGATGCAATCCATGGCCGGAAGAGAAATCAGGAAAAATGATTTAAGGGCGGGTGATCTGATTTTCTTCAAAACCGGTCCAGCTTCAAAGCATGTCGGGATTTATCTGGAAAAAAATAAATTTCTGCACGCCTCGGAGAAAAAGGGTGTCACCATATCCCGGTTGGATCATGTTTACTGGCAAGCCAACTATTGGAAAGCCGTTCGCATTTAA
- a CDS encoding DUF4389 domain-containing protein, giving the protein MNEEIKQRLQTKEIWQRGLFMLFFMFVYGFSNSLVICILFFQYATLIVTGKVNEFLLDFSCNLSAYIHQIINFLTFNSKQHPFPFNAWPNGNDTAAMIKDDDGKND; this is encoded by the coding sequence ATGAACGAAGAAATTAAACAAAGGTTGCAAACAAAGGAAATCTGGCAACGTGGCCTTTTTATGCTTTTTTTCATGTTTGTCTACGGATTTTCTAATTCGTTGGTCATTTGTATTCTATTTTTCCAGTACGCCACGTTGATAGTGACCGGGAAAGTAAATGAATTTTTGCTTGATTTTAGTTGTAACCTAAGCGCTTATATTCATCAGATCATTAATTTCCTGACTTTTAACAGCAAACAACATCCGTTTCCGTTCAATGCATGGCCCAACGGCAACGATACCGCTGCGATGATTAAAGATGATGACGGTAAAAACGATTAA